The Castor canadensis chromosome 8, mCasCan1.hap1v2, whole genome shotgun sequence genome contains a region encoding:
- the Gcm2 gene encoding chorion-specific transcription factor GCMb, with protein sequence MPEDKMQDTDHVCSYGMKLNWDINDPQMPQEPAHFDHFREWPNGYVRLIYSSEERKAQRHLSGWAMRNTNNHHSHILKKSCLGVVLCARACALADGSRLQLRPAICDKARLKQQKKACPNCHSALELVPCRGHSGYPVTNFWRLDGNAIFFQAKGVHDHPRPESKSETEARRSALKRQVASLYQLQKKRIPGPEAAENQDGSEHFNSTPPLENPELLDAIPDTGFSLLGQPCPSPVNSDAYKAICDLATFPGDVMPPFQKYPNTRIYWSRPPCSYELTGPGYTNSSPCPALYKGPTSLPNDTDWLHLNTLQYNVNSYSSYERSFEFPSTQHGWKSALGDPGLEERTDPRKCQAMATCPYYNSELPCRYLTTVPAGAPTLQTVITTTTQVSYQAYQCPSLKHSDSVQEVSSLSSCNYALENVPMSICPEALDTPAAVTGTTSPAGRIPLKIPGDCRTMRPTLAFPQEVAHSGTDGTDTWDVCLSGMDSAVSYLDTVGPFFTYDNEDF encoded by the exons GAGCCAGCCCACTTTGACCACTTTCGGGAGTGGCCCAACGGCTACGTGCGCCTCATCTACAGCAGCGAGGAGAGGAAGGCGCAGCGCCACCTGAGCGGCTGGGCCATGCGCAACACCAACAACCACCACAGTCACATCCTCAAGAAGTCGTGCCTGGGCGTGGTGCTGTGCGCGCGCGCCTGCGCCCTGGCCGACGGCTCCCGCCTGCAGCTGCGGCCCGCCATCTGCGACAAGGCCAGGCTGAAGCAGCAGA AGAAAGCGTGTCCCAACTGTCATTCTGCTTTGGAGTTGGTGCCTTGCCGAGGGCATAGCGGATACCCTGTGACCAACTTCTGGCGGCTCGATGGCAACGcaatattttttcag GCCAAGGGAGTTCATGATCACCCAAGACCAGAGAGTAAATCTGAGACGGAAGCTAGAAGAAGTGCCCTCAAGAGGCAGGTGGCCTCTTTGTACCAActccaaaaaaagagaatcccAGGACCAGAG GCAGCAGAGAACCAAGACGGCAGTGAACATTTCAACAGCACACCTCCCTTGGAAAACCCAGAACTGTTGGATGCAATTCCTGACACTGGCTTCTCACTGCTAGGGCAGCCTTGCCCTTCTCCTGTAAACTCTGATGCTTACAAAGCCATCTGCGACCTGGCCACCTTTCCAGGAGATGTGATGCCACCCTTTCAGAAATATCCCAACACAAGGATCTATTGGTCCAGGCCACCTTGCAGCTATGAATTGACAGGTCCTGGGTACACAAATTCCAGTCCATGTCCCGCCCTTTATAAAGGTCCTACCAGCCTCCCTAATGACACAGATTGGCTTCATCTGAACACACTACAGTACAACGTCAACTCATACAGTAGCTACGAGAGAAGCTTTGAGTTCCCCAGTACACAGCATGGCTGGAAATCAGCACTTGGAGATCCTGGTCTTGAGGAGAGGACTGACCCCAGAAAGTGCCAGGCCATGGCCACATGCCCTTATTATAACTCAGAGCTTCCCTGCAGGTACCTCACGACAGTGCCAGCAGGGGCCCCCACCCTGCAGACAGtgatcaccaccaccacccaagTGTCCTACCAGGCCTACCAGTGCCCTTCTCTGAAACACAGTGACAGTGTGCAAGAGGTTAGCAGCCTTTCCAGCTGTAACTATGCTTTGGAAAATGTCCCAATGTCTATCTGTCCTGAAGCCTTGGACACTCCAGCTGCAGTCACAGGGACAACCTCTCCAGCAGGGAGAATTCCTCTGAAAATTCCAGGAGATTGCCGGACCATGAGGCCCACACTGGCTTTTCCTCAAGAGGTAGCTCACTCTGGGACAGATGGAACAGACACATGGGATGTGTGTCTGTCTGGGATGGACTCCGCCGTCAGTTACTTGGATACAGTGGGGCCATTCTTTACCTACGACAATgaggacttttaa